One Citrus sinensis cultivar Valencia sweet orange chromosome 5, DVS_A1.0, whole genome shotgun sequence genomic window, GTAGTCTCTCAACCTTAAATATTCAATTCATATTTGGTACCTGATATTTTTCCTGTCTGTATAGACAAAACCTCATGGCCATGGGGATGTACATGCACTTCTTTATTCTAGTGGCCTTTTAAAGGAATGGTACGTCTTCAATACCTACCCAAATGACTATGTTCATATGCTTCTACTTCAATAGTTATGATGCAATTGTTTGTAATCACATTTTTATGTATCACCGTGAGGATATTTATCATATTGTATTCTTATGTGTTCATTTTCCAGTAGCTGTTAGTTCACTTGGAACTTATGGCTATTAATCTGTTTTAAGCCGCTACTTGAAAGCAAAATGTTGTCCAGCTTGTTTTGAGATAAAAGGGAGTACCTTAGACCAtgtgttttgtaatttcatgGAACCCCTGCATTTGAAgtattgattgattttattacaATCCAgataaatgatgcacagtgtGGCTTCCTTGTATTCCAGACAGACACAAACTCTTTTTCAAAAGATATCCTGTGCAATTTGCATTTAACAGAATAGCCTTGCTACATATTACATACAAGGAACTTTGATTCACCAATTTGCGATGGTATGATTTTTCAGATGTGTTCCATCATATTTTCAGGCATGATGCGGGTTTGAAATGGGTGCTGTTTTTCCAAGATACCAATGGACTATTATTCAAGGTCAGTTGCTTTCTTGATTCTTGTTTATCTATCCTTTATTAGCAAAAGAGTTATGCTAGGctggaaaataaaatgaccTACCTATCAGGCAATTCCAGCATCACTGGGTGTGAGTGCTACCAAACAATACCATGTTAACTCTCTTGCTGTTCCACGCAAAGCGAAAGAGGCTATTGGAGGCATAACCAGACTCACACATGCTGATGGTATGTTATAGAAGAAATGCTATGGTTTGAACTAGATAAAAACAGGAGCATTTACTTAATAACTATTGcccatttttatttacattcttCTGGCCAAAGTTCACACTTTCTATTGCTGTTTCCATGAAGTTGggaaaattcaatcaaaacttttaattcttttgtgACATTATTCTTGCTGCTATTTTCTCGTGCTCCAAGATTTCTGTATGTATAAACATAACAGCAATACCAACTGTGGTCTGCTGTGCCAGCAATATTATCCAGATTTTAGCCTTAATTATTAACAtctgaattaaattaaacttcaGGTAGATCAATGGTTATCAATGTGGAGTACAATCAGCTAGATCCTCTGCTTCGAGCTACTGGATTTCCTGATGGAGATGTCAATTGTGAAACTGGCTATTCTCCGTTCCCAGGAAATATAAACCAGGTAATTTTTggtgtaaaatatttattttttaattttgcgtAAAAGCACAACTGTTACGATGAATAATGTATACCAACGTTACGAAATTCAATCACTGCCAGTAATTTGGAGAAGTGTCGTTCTAATATTTAATGTTGCAAGGCATACcaaaatgttcaaaatattttatcaccTGCTATTGTGGGTTTTCTCCATTAcctttaatttttcctctcaCAGTAGCAGGTGATGGAATTCTGCTGAGTATATCTGATACACCTATAAAATGATGCCACAACATCATTAACAATAGTGTATTGATAATTATACCAAAGTTACCAATGTCTTTTGGTTGGCAAAGTATTTTTCTATGTATATAGACTGTTTCATGCATAGACTCAGTGGCATAtgtatttttaaacttttctttcttcatttatttattttgcagtTGATTTTGGAACTTGGTCCTTACATGGAGGAGCTCAAAAAAACTGGAGGTGCAATAAAGGAGTTTGTTAACCCAAAGTAATTATCTCTTTACTGCTACATCTTATTGTAACTTTCTTTTGCTGTGGGGATGCTGGCATATGTTTTACTGCTTGTCATAAATGAAGAACTTTGTTTATATAATTACTCTGCTTAAGGAGAATTTTACTTTATGAAGCAGTTAAAGTTTAGCATAACATCAACAAGAAGGTCCTGATTTTGTAATATTCCCAGCCAAGCTAAAGAAACCAGATTCAGCATTATTGCTTAATCATGTTAGAAAGCTGTTCTTGAGCGTAACCTGTATCTGTTGAACTGTGATTAGATATCTAAATCCTGAAACTATTTatctttgttttattgttttcattgtTGCAGATATAAAGATGCTAGCAAAACTTCATTCAAGTCCTCAACTAGACTTGAATGTATGATGCAAGACTATCCGAAAACATTGCCTCCATCTGCAAAGGTTGGATTTACGGTAGGTTACTTTACTGAGATTTGAGCAACccaaaatctgattttttttgtcctcGCTTGGGTCTTTAGTTCTCTTCATGGACCAAGCTTTTTACATGTTGTCTATCAAGAATCGCTTGTAACTTTGTTCTGTGATGATATCTGCTGCTTagatatccttattaatgtTCTAACTATTGTTAAATGACCAACTACGATGGTACCTATTAGGTGATGGATACATGGCTGGCTTATGCACCAGTAAAGAACAATCCAGAAGATGCTGCTAAGGTAAATTCATTAAGATAAGTCTTAAATTATTCCTGAAAGATAACTTGGGAGCATGCCTCACTTGGACCTCCTGCAAGGGTTTCTTTACGTTAGTAAGTTGGGGATTGAACTATTGGATAaagaaattgataatgtaaaatatttgagaacTTTTTCTCACCCAGAAATATTTTACTGATCATATAATTTGTTTGAGAACTCTTAAATTGGTTTTTCTTGTATGTCCTATAGGGATTTAATATATGCACCAGAGTTTCAAGtccttaattttttgttttttgtattattttactCAATGAAGGTGCCAAAGGGTAATCCATATCATAGTGCAACTTCTGGAGAGATGGCCATCTATTGTGCAAACAGCCTAATCCTCAGAAAGGTTACAAGAGTCTCTCTGTCTTACTGCAAAAATTATTCATCTGAACTTTTTTGGTTTCTAATTCTATCTACATGTCAGGCTGGTGCCCAAGTAGATGATCCTGTGCAAGAGGTCTTCAATGGGCAAGAGGTAGAAGTCTGGCCTCGGCTCACATGGAAGCCGAAATGGGGGCTGACTTTTTCagagattaaaaataaagttagtGGAAGTTGCTCTGTTTCTCAAAAATCGACCATGGTAATTAAGGGCCGTAATGTCGTTCTAGAAGATCTCTCTTTGAATGGAGCTCTTATCATTGATTCTGTTGACGATGCAGAGGTATGCTACATTATGCCCATACTAAGATATGGTGGACAAAGTTGCAAAATATCCGAGATTGTCTAGTGTGGTGAAATTTGCTGTCATCCTATTAACCTTCGTAGACCATTTATACAACCTTCACATTGACAGAACACCAATGGATTTGATGcatctaattattttaaacatatCTTCTGATTCACGGGAGTTAAGTGAGCATCATCACTTCACTTATCACTTAGTTTTGAATCTTCCCAAGTTTGTTCTTTTCCTATACTCAAATTGACTTATCCTGTAATTAACATTGGTTTCCATCGAAGTTGTAGTATGATAGTGGCCTGTTTGCTTAAGTAGGAGGTGTCCGATCTTATGTGCATATGTGAAACCTGTGATTCCGTTATTTTCTAATAATCTTACACAATAACAGGTGAGAGTAGGAGGTAAAGTGCAGAACAAGGGCTGGACACTTGAACCTGTTGACCACAAAGATACTTCAGTGCCCGAGGAAATACGGATCCGGGGTTTCAAGATCAACAAACTTGAGCAGCTGGAAAGGAGTTACAGTGAGCCCGGCAAGTTTAGCTTGAAGCCTTGAAGGTTAACATGTACATTACAACTATTCATCTGACCTTTTGGGTCCAATTACTCTTTTAACTTGTAATGAGTTTTTAATCCCGTCACTCCCGGTGCCGGGATTAATGCCTTATTTCCCTGAGTAGTTATTCTGTAAAAGTTTGTCTTCGAACCAGTTTTCCTTCTGGAGATTATGGTATGCGTCTATTTAGGCTAAAAATGTTGCATACTCTTCATTTTTTCGATTCTTTCTCATTCTAGACAAAGAATAAAATCTGTTCATAGTGTCAGATATTATATTCAGAACTGTTTTTACCGTGCAGTTTAAGCAGGAGGCGTGTAGTATTTTGCCTATATCAATACAGTCACAAGTTATTCGTGACATTCTACGAACTTAATGCATGAATTCGTGATCTGTGACGATGACTTACAAAATGTAACCAAAATTTGTGACTCCAATGTAGACATATTGTGAATAGGAATCCCGTGTGTTCGCATGCTTTGTCAACACGACGTAcgaaaaatcaaaagttaGCAGTGTGTGATTAGAATCCTGCGACCTACGTGTTTCGTTTTCTTCCGCAAGTGAAACTCGTGGCTCTTCATTGCGTCAGAAGGGGGACCTTTAATAATTTGGCTTTTAATGCAGCGcaaaggctttttttttttttttttcatttgtttatattttctgAATGAAAAAATCGAAAAGACCAGACGAAATAAAAGAATGCCCATTCTCATTTACCAAAATTATGGCACGAAGCATCGAGCATTGGCCACATAATTAATGTGGTCCTAACATTGCATGGCATGTGAAGTTTCTTCCTCAATCAACGGCTaatgaaaataacatattaCATATTCGagattcattttgattttgttacaAATTGAAACAGAAACTTCGAATGAACAAACGTTACAACTGAGCCCATCTTATTGACTGTTGATAACgattataaacttatttatacAAGAATCATGTTATTCTATTAACTTTCGTGTTacaagcacaaataaaaaatagcagcaatatatatatatatatatattaataatattacgaCAAGACTTGAATCATATAAACACTTGTTGCCCCCCATGTAGCCGTTTGACAGCACctattgataattaattgactttaaaaacGGATATGCCTATTCGTAGTCGCcacaattaataagaaattaaccCATACGTTAAGTAAGTTGTTAACAGCTTAaccattcaaaattttgataattaattatcaagctggagaatattattatttttgtcacctTCACTGAAACTTCTTCGCGACTGACTTAACGATTatcagttttattttttttccaatttgctgtatttatattaaagaaGTAAGGCAAGATTCGTAACTTTTGTGCAGGCGCACCACCAAATTGGAcaaagcttcaatttcttatttctatttatgttCTTTGGTGATCGCCTTCGCCAAGATGTGTCCTCTTCACACGGCTGACTTGCAAAGAATTTTCAAGCAGCTTGACAAAAATGGGGATGACCAAGTGAGCCTAGAGGAGCTTAATTGGCTTCTTGAGAGAATTGGAGTTCGTTTAAGCCTTGAAGAGCTTGAATCATTTGTGGGAAAATCAAGCCTGGATTTGAATGAATTCCTGTTCTTTTGGAAGTCCATATCAAagcaaaacaataataaagtcGATGATCATGAGGTTAAGGATGAGATCAACGGCGACGACAACGAAAACGACGATGATGGCGAGATCAGTGATCTTCTAGAGGCGTTTaatgtgtttgatttgaatGGTGATGGGTTCATTTCTTGTGAAGAGCTTCAAAATGTTTTGTCGAGGCTTGGATTATGGGATGAGAAGAGTGGCAAAGATTGTACGAGAATGATTTGTATGTATGATACAAATTTGGATGGGGTTCTTGATTTTGAAGAATTCAAGAACATGATGCTGCTTTCAAAATCTTGATTCATTTTTCTGTAAATATAAGATTCTGATGAAGTTTGAGGGTTCCTGCGATCAGCTTTCAACGCATCGTCGGGtcaaatttttgttgcttttagTTTCccaattaatttctttctcaattatCAGCTTCAGCAAAACTAAACTAGCACAACTACCTAGCTATTACTTTGTATTCGTGTGTTATTTGAGGCATGTATTGTATCCTACATATTGATATTATGATTATGTGGTCTGGCATGATTTTGAGAAGGTC contains:
- the LOC102628322 gene encoding probable calcium-binding protein CML44; the encoded protein is MCPLHTADLQRIFKQLDKNGDDQVSLEELNWLLERIGVRLSLEELESFVGKSSLDLNEFLFFWKSISKQNNNKVDDHEVKDEINGDDNENDDDGEISDLLEAFNVFDLNGDGFISCEELQNVLSRLGLWDEKSGKDCTRMICMYDTNLDGVLDFEEFKNMMLLSKS
- the LOC102628031 gene encoding UDP-sugar pyrophosphorylase yields the protein MASTVDSAAEQLSKLGIDGAFADSAPNLKKNLHLLSSEQVELAKMLMEMGQSHLFEKWAAPGVDDNEKKAFFDQVAKLNSSYPGGLKSYIKTARELLADSKAGKNPFDGFTPSVPTGEVLKFGDDTFINYEQAGVKEAKNAAFVLVAGGLGERLGYNGIKVALPAETTTGTCFLQNYIEYILALQESSCRLAEGKCQEIPFAIMTSDDTHSRTQELLESNSYFGMKPTQVKLLKQEKVACLDDNDARLAMDPKNKYRIQTKPHGHGDVHALLYSSGLLKEWHDAGLKWVLFFQDTNGLLFKAIPASLGVSATKQYHVNSLAVPRKAKEAIGGITRLTHADGRSMVINVEYNQLDPLLRATGFPDGDVNCETGYSPFPGNINQLILELGPYMEELKKTGGAIKEFVNPKYKDASKTSFKSSTRLECMMQDYPKTLPPSAKVGFTVMDTWLAYAPVKNNPEDAAKVPKGNPYHSATSGEMAIYCANSLILRKAGAQVDDPVQEVFNGQEVEVWPRLTWKPKWGLTFSEIKNKVSGSCSVSQKSTMVIKGRNVVLEDLSLNGALIIDSVDDAEVRVGGKVQNKGWTLEPVDHKDTSVPEEIRIRGFKINKLEQLERSYSEPGKFSLKP